Within Metabacillus sp. KUDC1714, the genomic segment TAAATATACGTAGATAACGTTATAACTGCGATTAACCCAGGTAAGCGATAAAAAGCAATCATAAATAAGAAAATAATCGATATACCAATTATACCCGCAAGAACTGTTTGATCTAAAGCCTGTTCACCAAACTGTGCACCAACAGAGGTTGAATACATCTCATCTAACTTAACTGGAAGGGAACCAGCATTTAATAAATTAGCTAAATCCTTTGCTTCTTGTATCGTAAAATCTCCAGTAATTGTCACATCTGTTTGATTGAACACTTGGTCTACATTTGGAGCAGAAATAAATTTTGGTTCAGCCTTTGTAGCCTCCTCCTGATACGCATCACCTTCTGCATAATCAAGCCAAATAACCAACTGATTATAAGGAGCATTACCAACAATCTCTTGAGTTACTTCTTTAAATTTTGAAGCGTCCTTTAGCTTGATAGCAACGTTCGGCTTCCCTTGTTCATCAAATGACTGACTTGCTCCACCTTCAACTAAATCAGCACCATTTAACATTTCTTTATCTTGATAATCACGGAATGTTAATTCAGCCTGTGTGGAAAGGATTTCTCGTGCCTTCGTTTGATCATCTACACCCGCAAGCTGAACGCGAATCCGATCATCACCTTCAATTTGTATATTCGGTTCACTAACACCAAGTACATTGGCACGTTTTTGTAGGGCATTCACTGTACTAACTAGTACATCCCTTGTTATTTTGTCACCCTCATTTGCAGGCTTTACTTCATAAAGTATTTCAAAGCCACCTTGTAAATCTAAGCCTAATATGATGTTGTTTGTCACCCTGTTTGTGTTTAAGCCAATTAAACTTCCCACAAAGAGGACAAGTAGAAAAAACGCAATAATGCGTCCACGCTTGACCATTATGTATCCTCCTTAAAATCTAAAAAACAATTTATGTATGACTGCAAATATTGTTGGTAAACTAGAAAATCTTTACTTGCAACATTCTTCTTAAAAATTATACGCTTTTTTATGCAATTTTATCAACGTTATATAAGGTCTTTCAAGACGTCTTTTCCTTCTTCACTATCAAACCAGTTTGCTGTTTTATAAGATTCCACTGTTGCATAATTCATAAAATCACCGATTTTTAGTGCTAATACATCACGGACAACTTCATGTACTGAAAGTTCTGTTGTTTTTTTCCACTTTTTATTTTTTAAAAATCCCCATAGTTTTTCCTCAGATACATCTGTATAGCCTAATAATACAAATTCCTCAAGCTTGCTTATGATTGCAGGTTTTACATGATCTTTGAATTCATCCAAAGGCTGCCTATTCATTAACTCCACTCCTTAATTAAACTAAATAGATCTTCTTTGTTTCTCTAGTTGTTTATGTACATAGAATGCATTTCACTCTTTCATGTTAGAACTTGTCATGCTTGGCCCACAGGTCCGCATATAGTAATTGTATATGATTCCACGTTATTTGAGAAGGCAGGGAGAGAAATGTCAAAACAAACGTTTCTAAAAGGAACGCTTATTTTAATTTTAGCAGGATTTATTACGCGAGTACTAGGTTTTATTAATCGAATTGTCGTAGCACGCTTTATTGGAGAAGAAGGTGTAGGCTTATATATGATGGCTGTACCTACTCTCGTATTGGTTATTACGATTACACAGCTTGGTTTACCTGTAGCCATCTCAAAGCTTGTTGCTGAAGCTGAAGCACAAGGAGACCACCGGAAAATCAAAAAAATACTTGTTGTTTCTTTAGCTGTCACAGGAACTTTAAGTATTCTTTTCACTCCAGCAATGAGTTTTTTAGCACCTATTTTAGCTGAAGATGTGTTTACCGATGATCGTATTAAATGGCCGCTATTAGCTATTGCACCTGTTGTTCCAATAGTTGCGATCTCATCTGTAATTCGTGGTTATTTTCAAGGGAAGCAAAACATGCGTCCCGCTGCAGCTTCTCAAGTACTAGAACAGGTTGTTCGAATCTCTTTAGTTGCTCTTTTTACAAGTGCCTTTTTACCATATGGTATTGAGTATGCAGCAGCAGGTGCAATGATTTCAGCAGTTATCGGTGAGCTTGTTTCCCTCATTTATCTCGCCGCGATGTTCAAGGTGAAAAAGAAAATTAAGATACGTAGAAAATTTTTCAAATCTGTCAAAAACGGTAAAGAGACGTTTAACCAATTAATGAGCATTGCCCTTCCAACTACAGGAAGTCGGCTAATAGGATCAATTTCATGGTTTTTTGAGCCAATTGTTGTTGCTAATAGTCTAGCTATTGCAGGCGTATTAACCACTGTTGCTACAAAACAATATGGTGGGCTAACAGGATATGCCCTTCCATTATTAATGCTTCCTTCGTTCATCACATATTCCCTATCTACTTCATTAGTTCCTGCTATAAGTGAAGCAATGGCACAAAACAATTTAAAACTTGTTGAGCATCGCCTTCAGCAGTCAATTCGTTTATCAATAGTAAGTGGTGGCTTAGCATGTGTTGTCTTATATATCTTTGCAGAGCCGTTAATGCTTGTCATGTATGGTAGTAGTCAATCCGCCATTTTTGTTAAAGTAATGGCTCCATTTTTTATTTTCCAATATTTTCAAGGACCACTTCAAGCAGTTTTACAAGCACTTGATTTAGCAAAAGCTGCTATGGTTAATAGTTTAATAGGAGCAGCTGTTAAAACGGCATTAATTTTTGTATTGGCTACAAGGCCATCACTTGGGATTATGGGTGCTGCTTTGGCTATTGTAATTGGGATTATGTTAGTCACTTTGTTACATTTTGCTACAGTCATGAAAGTTTCTCCATTCAATATATATATAAAAGACTATTTAAAAAGCGGTTTAACAATGGTTGCATCAGGTTTTGTAGGGTATCTTTTTTATGAGAATGTATTAGTTGATGGAGTCATTGCTTTTCGACTAATTGCCGCGATAAGTGTAACCTCGATCTTTTACTGTATCCTACTCTTGTTATTAAATTTGGTTGAAAAGGATGAAATTAATCGGATACCTTATATTGGCGGACAATTATCAAGGTTAATTCCTGTAAAAAAATAAAGCCAAACTTCTGTAAATCTAAGTTGAAACAGACAGTAATTTACTGTCTGTTTTTATTATGTCCTCCTATCTAGAACAAAAAAGATGAAGACCTAGAGATCCTCACCTTTGTATGTTTGTATTTATTTTTTTTCATCCTTTAAATCAATAAAAAAGATCCCTTTTCCAAATGAGCAAAAGGAAATGTGTTTGATGTTATCATATCCTAATTTTCGAAGCTGTTGCCTCAGCCATAAATTATTTTTGTTTATGGATTCTAGGTTTTCCTCTTGGATACGTCCATCAATAATAACTGGAATTGGAAGTTCAGGTTGATTTCTTTTGTCCTTTTGTTTCTCAATAACTGACAGTTTTCCGGAAGACTCCAATAAGGCAAATTCTACATCAGCAATACTCTTTATGTCTTTTTCACGTAAATGAGTCATTAAATCGTCAAAATTGTAACGTTGTGATCTCATTGCGTGCTCATCTACCTTTCCACGATTAATAATAATGGTCGGTTTCCCATCAAGCAAATGACGGATTTTTTGACTTTTCAACGACAAAAACGCCAAAGAAATTTGAATTATCATTAGAAGAAACATTGGGATTATTGTATGTATTAATGAGTCTTTATGATCCTCTATTGCTGTTACAGCCATTTCAGCAATCATTAAAAAGACGACTAAATCAAAAATGCTCAATTCTCCTATTTCTCTTTTCCCCATTAGTCGAAAAATCAAAACAATTAAGAAGTAAAGAAAAATGGTTCGAGCCACAATGGTGATATACACTTCCATTTAATGGCCTCCTTTTACCGCAGTTACTTACAATTAGTTTGGACGTTAACCATTGTTTTATGTAAAAAAAAACAGTTAGCCTGTAAAGTTTAGTAAATAACGAAGATAAACATAAATCGATGATATGATTAATGAGATAAGAACAATCGGAAAGCCGACCTTTAAAAATTCACTAAATCTGATATGTTCTTTTTCCTTTGCTGCTAAACCTGCTACTACTAAATTAGAGCTTGCTCCTAATAATGTCCCATTTCCTCCTAGGCATGCACCTAATGCTAATGACCACCACAATGGATCAAGATTCGTCATCCCATAATCTTTAAACTCTAAAATGACCGGAATCATTGCTGCAACGAATGGAATATTGTCAACAAATCCAGATAAAATCCCTGTCATCCAAAGGATTAACATAGACGTTTTAGGTAAATCTCCCTCTGTATAAAGAACAACTCCTCTAGCTAATTCATCAATAATCCCAACTTCTTCCAATCCTCCGATTAACATGAATAAGCCAATAAAGAAAAACAATGTTCCCCATTCTACCTGTTTAAGAATACCTTCAGGATTATTTTCATCATGTGTAAGCAAAAGGAGAAGCAGGGCACCTGCCAGTGAGATACTTGTTAAATCGATATGGAGTATCGGGTTTAAGATAAATCCCGCTATTGTTAAAGCTAAGACAATAATTGACTTTGGCAATGCAGCGGTCAGCTTTAAGTAATTGCTTGCTTTTACAGAAGCAAGCTTTTTTCGATCAATGTGATCTACTTGTAACTTTGGCCAATAAATGATGATTAAATAAAGCAATACAACAGCATAGATAATCAGAACAATTGGACTAAGGTGGATAAGAAATGCATTAAACGATAAGTGCTCAACTGCTTGACCAATCATAATATTGGGTGGATCTCCAATCAATGTTGCAGTCCCACCAATATTAGATGCAATAATAATCGAAATCAAATAGGGTATTGCAGGAATATTAAGCATTCTAACAATTGTTAATATAATTGGTACGAGTAACAAAACCATTGTTACATTTGCCAAAAAAGCTGAACCAATAGCTGTTAGGGTTGAAATAACAATCAACAAGGGAATTGGTCTACCGCCAACAACCTTTGCCATCATAATCGCAACATATTCAAACACACCTGTTTGACTTGTTATGATGACAATAATCATCATAGCAAATAACAATGCAATCGTATTCCAATCAATATAGGTGACAAACGCTTTGTTGACATCATAGATTCCAACGATAAGCATTGCAACGCCACCGATACCAGCAGCCAACGCACGATCAATTTTTTCTGTCATAATTACGATATAGGTTAATAAAAAAATGATGACAGTCAATATTGTTAGCATCATCTAACCCCTTCCACATGAAAAGCTTAAGTGACTTGTTCGACCTCAGGAAAAAACCGAGCATGAATATAAGAAATATTTCCTTTCTATCATGAGTGCAGTAGAGCCACGGGGTTAGTCACTGTAGCTAGTCACTAAAAAGATATCTCAAGCAATATACTTCCTCATACCATCATATGATGCAAGTCCATAAAAATATTTGTATTCTATTTTTTTCTTCTATGAATATTCTGTACTAAGACGAGCAGAAACAAGCTTGAACTTAGTAGGAAAGGTGGAAGTCTAAGTGGAAACAAAAAAATGGGGAAAAGCAATTCTCTATGGTCTTATCACAATCTTTGTTATCGCATTAGCTACTAGCTTAATATTCTCTTTGCTTTTAAAATTCACAAGCCTAACGGAATCTTCCATAACATGGTTACTATTAGGTCTTTCAGTTTTAGCAATGTTCATAGGTGGATTTGTCGCTGGAGGAAATGGAAAGGAAAAGGGATGGCTAATTGGTGGAGTGACTGCTATTCTCTACTCTTTAATTATTTTTCTTTTTCAATTTTTAGGCTATGGTCATATCTTTACAATGGAACAAACAATGTATCACGGAGGTTTTTTAGTTGTAGCAATGGTCGGGGGAGTATTTGGAGTCAATATGACATCTTCTAGAGCTAGTAAATAAAAACAGGGTCCAAATGAACCCTGTTTTTTTGTCCACCTATGTACTATTTAGTCTTTAACAACTTCACGAATTGATTTACGATCAAACGTTAAACGAGTGCCGTCACCAACCTTAACAATAATCTTATTTTCGTCGATTGAGTCTAAAATACCATGAAGTCCACCAATCGTTACAATTTTATCGCCCTTTTGTAAGCTGTTTTGCATTTCACGTACCGCTTTTTGTTGCTTTTGCTGCGGACGTATCAACAAGAAATAAAAAATAGCAAACATAAGTACTAAAGGTAATACTGTTCCTAACATTTCCATTATTTTCACCCCTTTCAAGCATGTCCTAGAAGTTTTTAGCATTCGGTTTATTAAAACCGTATTTTTCAAAAAATTCATCGCGGAAATCGCCTAAACGATCTTCTCGAATAGCTTCTCTTACTTTCTCCATTAAGTTTACCAGAAAATATAGATTATGGTAAGATGTTAATCTTAATCCGAACGTTTCATCACATTTTATTAAATGGCGAATATATGCGCGTGAATAATTACGACATGTATAACAATCACAATTTTCATCAAGCGGTCCGAAATCTTTTGCAAATTTTGCATTTTTCACAACCAATCGACCTTCACTTGTCATTAATGTTCCATTTCGAGCAATACGAGTTGGTAGAACACAGTCAAACATATCGATTCCACGAATCGCTCCATCAATTAATGAATCCGGTGAGCCTACCCCCATTAAATATCGCGGCTTGTTTGCTGGCATGAGTGGAGTTGTAAAGTCAAGAACACGATTCATGACATCTTTCGGTTCCCCTACTGATAATCCACCAACTGCATAACCTGGAAAATCTAATGATACTAAATCTCTTGCACTTTGTTTACGTAATTCCTCATATTCTCCACCTTGAATAATCCCAAATAATCCTTGTTCATTTGGTCTGTTATGAGCTTCTAAACATCGTTCAGCCCAACGGCTTGTCCGTTCAACTGATTTTTTCATATACTCATATTCAGCAGGATATGGCGGGCATTCATCAAAAGCCATCATAATGTCAGAACCTAAATCATTCTGAATATGCATTGCTTTTTCTGGAGATAGGAAAAGTTTGTCTCCATTTAAATGATTTCTAAAATGAACTCCCTCTTCTTCTATTCTTCGCATATCACTTAAGCTAAAAACTTGGAATCCCCCAGAATCTGTTAAAATTGCACGGTCCCAGTTCATAAACTTATGTAATCCACCGGCTTCTTTCACAATCTCATGCCCTGGACGAAGCCATAAATGATAGGTATTGCTTAAAATAATTCCTGCTCCCATTTGTTTTAAATCTTCAGGAGACATTGTTTTTACTGTTGCAAGCGTGCCTACTGGCATAAATACAGGTGTTTCAAAGCTACCATGTGGTGTATGTACCATTCCAAGCCTCGCACCTGTTTGTTTACAAGTTTTAATTAGTTCGTAACGAATTGGTGAAGTTGACACCTTTTTTCCTCCTTATAAGAAAAGCGTATGTGCCCTAGATAATAAGCATCGCATCTCCAAAGCTAAAAAATCGATACTTTTCCTTAACAGCTGCTGTGTAGGCGTTCATCACATATTCCCTTGATGCTAGAGCACTAACAAGCATAATTAAAGAAGATTTAGGCAGATGGAAGTTTGTGATCATACCATCAATTCCCTTAAATTCATAACCAGGATAAATAAAAATATTGGTCCAGCCGCTTTCTGCTACATATTGCCCTTCATTCTTGGACGCAATCGTCTCAAGTGTTCTAGTCGAGGTTGTCCCTACTGAGATAATGCGACCACCTCTTGAACGCACTTCATTCAAAAGAGAAGCCGTCCCCTCACTTACTTGATAAAATTCTGCATGCATATCATGTTCTTCTACTGTCTCAGCACTAACTGGCCGAAATGTACCTAATCCTACATGAAGAGTAATAAAGCCGATATGAACCCCTTTTTCTTTAAGTTGATCAAGAATTTCTTCTGTAAAGTGTAATCCTGCAGTTGGGGCGGCAGCAGATCCAATTTCACGAGAAAAAACAGTTTGGTATCTTTCTCGATCATCTAATTGTTCTTTTATATATGGTGGTAATGGCATTTCTCCAAGTGAATCAAGAACTTCATAAAAGATTCCATCATAATCAAATTGTAGTAATCGACCACCATGCTCACTTGTTCCTACACAAGTAGCCTTTAGTATACCGGAACCAAATGTGATCACTGTACCTTCTTTTACCCGTTTGGCAGGTTTAACCAAAGTTTCCCATACATCAGCTTCTTGTTGTTTTAATAATAAGATCTCAATACTTGCACCAGTATCTTCCTTCATACCAAAAAGCCTCGCTGGCATAACTCTTGTATTATTTAATACGAGACAATCACCAGAGTGGAAATAATCAATAACTGACTTAAATGACTTATGCTGTAGCTCACCTGTCTCCTTGTGAAGAACCATTAGTCTAGATGCATCCCTTTCCTTTAAAGGAACTTGTGCAATCAGTTCTTCCGGAAGGTGAAAATCAAATAATTCTACCTTCAAAACGTTCACCTTTTTTCTGTAATCACTTAACTTACTTTACCTTACTTAAATCGACCAAAAAACGAAAATACTAGAGATAGAACAATACTAATGACGATACATGTAACAATGGGGAAAAATATAGTTGTATTCCCTTTTTTAAACACAATATCTCCAGGTAGTTTCCCAATAAATTGCATAAAAATCCCAATGATTAAAAGCACACCACCGATTATCATTAAAACTTTAGGAAACTCAGTCAATGTTTGGAAC encodes:
- the queA gene encoding tRNA preQ1(34) S-adenosylmethionine ribosyltransferase-isomerase QueA, with translation MKVELFDFHLPEELIAQVPLKERDASRLMVLHKETGELQHKSFKSVIDYFHSGDCLVLNNTRVMPARLFGMKEDTGASIEILLLKQQEADVWETLVKPAKRVKEGTVITFGSGILKATCVGTSEHGGRLLQFDYDGIFYEVLDSLGEMPLPPYIKEQLDDRERYQTVFSREIGSAAAPTAGLHFTEEILDQLKEKGVHIGFITLHVGLGTFRPVSAETVEEHDMHAEFYQVSEGTASLLNEVRSRGGRIISVGTTSTRTLETIASKNEGQYVAESGWTNIFIYPGYEFKGIDGMITNFHLPKSSLIMLVSALASREYVMNAYTAAVKEKYRFFSFGDAMLII
- the spoVB gene encoding stage V sporulation protein B; translation: MSKQTFLKGTLILILAGFITRVLGFINRIVVARFIGEEGVGLYMMAVPTLVLVITITQLGLPVAISKLVAEAEAQGDHRKIKKILVVSLAVTGTLSILFTPAMSFLAPILAEDVFTDDRIKWPLLAIAPVVPIVAISSVIRGYFQGKQNMRPAAASQVLEQVVRISLVALFTSAFLPYGIEYAAAGAMISAVIGELVSLIYLAAMFKVKKKIKIRRKFFKSVKNGKETFNQLMSIALPTTGSRLIGSISWFFEPIVVANSLAIAGVLTTVATKQYGGLTGYALPLLMLPSFITYSLSTSLVPAISEAMAQNNLKLVEHRLQQSIRLSIVSGGLACVVLYIFAEPLMLVMYGSSQSAIFVKVMAPFFIFQYFQGPLQAVLQALDLAKAAMVNSLIGAAVKTALIFVLATRPSLGIMGAALAIVIGIMLVTLLHFATVMKVSPFNIYIKDYLKSGLTMVASGFVGYLFYENVLVDGVIAFRLIAAISVTSIFYCILLLLLNLVEKDEINRIPYIGGQLSRLIPVKK
- the tgt gene encoding tRNA guanosine(34) transglycosylase Tgt, with the translated sequence MSTSPIRYELIKTCKQTGARLGMVHTPHGSFETPVFMPVGTLATVKTMSPEDLKQMGAGIILSNTYHLWLRPGHEIVKEAGGLHKFMNWDRAILTDSGGFQVFSLSDMRRIEEEGVHFRNHLNGDKLFLSPEKAMHIQNDLGSDIMMAFDECPPYPAEYEYMKKSVERTSRWAERCLEAHNRPNEQGLFGIIQGGEYEELRKQSARDLVSLDFPGYAVGGLSVGEPKDVMNRVLDFTTPLMPANKPRYLMGVGSPDSLIDGAIRGIDMFDCVLPTRIARNGTLMTSEGRLVVKNAKFAKDFGPLDENCDCYTCRNYSRAYIRHLIKCDETFGLRLTSYHNLYFLVNLMEKVREAIREDRLGDFRDEFFEKYGFNKPNAKNF
- a CDS encoding post-transcriptional regulator, which codes for MNRQPLDEFKDHVKPAIISKLEEFVLLGYTDVSEEKLWGFLKNKKWKKTTELSVHEVVRDVLALKIGDFMNYATVESYKTANWFDSEEGKDVLKDLI
- a CDS encoding DUF421 domain-containing protein, which gives rise to MEVYITIVARTIFLYFLIVLIFRLMGKREIGELSIFDLVVFLMIAEMAVTAIEDHKDSLIHTIIPMFLLMIIQISLAFLSLKSQKIRHLLDGKPTIIINRGKVDEHAMRSQRYNFDDLMTHLREKDIKSIADVEFALLESSGKLSVIEKQKDKRNQPELPIPVIIDGRIQEENLESINKNNLWLRQQLRKLGYDNIKHISFCSFGKGIFFIDLKDEKK
- a CDS encoding ArsB/NhaD family transporter, which encodes MMLTILTVIIFLLTYIVIMTEKIDRALAAGIGGVAMLIVGIYDVNKAFVTYIDWNTIALLFAMMIIVIITSQTGVFEYVAIMMAKVVGGRPIPLLIVISTLTAIGSAFLANVTMVLLLVPIILTIVRMLNIPAIPYLISIIIASNIGGTATLIGDPPNIMIGQAVEHLSFNAFLIHLSPIVLIIYAVVLLYLIIIYWPKLQVDHIDRKKLASVKASNYLKLTAALPKSIIVLALTIAGFILNPILHIDLTSISLAGALLLLLLTHDENNPEGILKQVEWGTLFFFIGLFMLIGGLEEVGIIDELARGVVLYTEGDLPKTSMLILWMTGILSGFVDNIPFVAAMIPVILEFKDYGMTNLDPLWWSLALGACLGGNGTLLGASSNLVVAGLAAKEKEHIRFSEFLKVGFPIVLISLIISSIYVYLRYLLNFTG
- the yajC gene encoding preprotein translocase subunit YajC, yielding MEMLGTVLPLVLMFAIFYFLLIRPQQKQQKAVREMQNSLQKGDKIVTIGGLHGILDSIDENKIIVKVGDGTRLTFDRKSIREVVKD
- a CDS encoding DUF2905 domain-containing protein, translating into MTEFPKVLMIIGGVLLIIGIFMQFIGKLPGDIVFKKGNTTIFFPIVTCIVISIVLSLVFSFFGRFK
- a CDS encoding TIGR04086 family membrane protein gives rise to the protein METKKWGKAILYGLITIFVIALATSLIFSLLLKFTSLTESSITWLLLGLSVLAMFIGGFVAGGNGKEKGWLIGGVTAILYSLIIFLFQFLGYGHIFTMEQTMYHGGFLVVAMVGGVFGVNMTSSRASK